The genomic DNA GCCCCGTCGTGCTCGGCGGCGCGGCCGGCGGCCGGATGCACAAGACGCTGCGCGCACTGCTGGACGCGGTGGGCGCGGAGGTGGCGGAGGCCGCGGACGAGTCGTCGGTACGGGCCGGGGCGCTGGTCTTCGACGCCACCGGCATCGGCACCTCCGCCGGGCTGCGCGCGCTCTACGACTTCCTCCACCCCCGGATCCGCGAACTCGCCCCCTGCGGCCGCGTCGTGGTCGTCGGCACCCCGCCGGAGGCCGCCGCGGGGTCGGGGGAAGCGGTGGCGCAGCGGGCGCTTGAGGGGTTCGTCAGGTCGGTGGGCAAGGAGCTCCGGGACGGCTCGACGGCGCATCTGCTGCTGGTCGCGCCGGGCGCGGAGGGCGGCGTGGAGTCGACGCTGCGCTTCGCGCTGTCGGCGCGCTCGGCGTACGTCTCGGGGCAGGCGCTGCGCGTCACGGGCACGGCGCCGGTGCCGGGGACGGCCGATTGGGCGCGGCCGCTGGCCGGGAAGACCGCGCTGGTCACGGGCGCGTCGCGGGGGATCGGCGCGGTGGTCGCGGAGACGCTGCACCGGGACGGGGCGCGGGTGGTGTGCCTGGACGTCGCCGCGCAGGGCGCGGAGCTGGCGGCGGTGGCGGCCCGGGCCGGCGGCGGGGTGCTGGAGTCGGACATCACGGCGGCGGACGCGGGGGACCGGCTCGCCGCGTACCTCGGCGAACACCACGGCGGCGTCGACGTCGTCGTGCACAACGCGGGCATCACCCGCGACAAGACCCTGGGCCGGATGAGCGCCGGCCAGTGGGAAGCGGTCATCGGGGTCAACCTCACCGCCGTCGAGACCCTCACCGCCCGCCTCCTCGGCGACGGGCTGCTGCGCGCGG from Streptomyces sp. CMB-StM0423 includes the following:
- a CDS encoding 3-oxoacyl-ACP reductase — encoded protein: MADRYRKFTSRGAGAFVAKRLGLPRPARLERYRPGQPVARGPVVLGGAAGGRMHKTLRALLDAVGAEVAEAADESSVRAGALVFDATGIGTSAGLRALYDFLHPRIRELAPCGRVVVVGTPPEAAAGSGEAVAQRALEGFVRSVGKELRDGSTAHLLLVAPGAEGGVESTLRFALSARSAYVSGQALRVTGTAPVPGTADWARPLAGKTALVTGASRGIGAVVAETLHRDGARVVCLDVAAQGAELAAVAARAGGGVLESDITAADAGDRLAAYLGEHHGGVDVVVHNAGITRDKTLGRMSAGQWEAVIGVNLTAVETLTARLLGDGLLRADGRIVCTSSISGIAGNVGQTNYAASKAGLIGYVQATAPGAAARGVTVNAVAPGFIETRMTAAVPLVIREAGRRMNTLKQGGLPVDVAEAVSYFAAPGSGAVTGQVLRVCGQALLGA